AGCGCGAACGGGGGGGTGCTGTCACACGCGCCGCACGGCAGAGTCCGCTACGGCTGACAGGCACGGCATGAGGCGCCCAGCCAGACCCACCTCGGCCACGACCGTCAGGGTCGCGTCGTGACCTCGACGAGCGTTGCGGCCCGGTCCCCCAGGGGACCGACGACCTCATGGATCTCCGCCTTCTCTGCGCCCAGCTTGCGGAGCACCGACCGTGCCGCCTCGAGCTCGGCCGGGGCACGCTCGCCCTTGAGCGCGAGGAGGAGTCCACCCGGGGCGACCAACGGGAGCGTCCAGCGCGCGAGCTTGTCCATGGCCGCCACGGCGCGCGCCGTCACGACGTCGAAGGTCGCCGCGCCATGGAGCTCCTCGGCGCGCGCACGGGAGATGGAGACGTTCTCGAGGGCGAGGTCGTCCGCGACGTACCGGAGCCACTCCACCCGGCGCTCCATGGGCTCGATCAGCCGGACGTCCGCGTCCGGCCGCATGATCGCGAGGACGAGGCCGGGGAAGCCAGCACCGGAGCCGACGTCGGCGACGGTGCTCGACGGCGGGACGAAGTCGGCCACGACGGCCGAGTTCACGAGGTGCCGGGACCACAGCCGCGGGAGCTCGCGGGGGCCGATGAGCCCGCGTAGCTCGCCCTCACGCTCGAGCAGCTCGGCGAACCGGACCATCCGCGGCCAAGCGGCGCCGAAGTAGCCCTCGAGGGCGGGGTCCGGGCGCTCTGCCGGCGCCGGAGCGTCGACCGACTCGCTACTCAACTTTCCGTCACCTGCCTGATAGGGACCGTGAGTCCCGCCGTCAGGACGCTGCCGCGGGCCGGATCACCACGTGCCGGTCGGGCTCCGTGCCCTCGGAGTCGCTCACCAGCCCGGCCCGGGCGACGACGTCGTGGACGACCTTGCGCTCGAACGGGTTCATCGCCGCGAGACGCACCGGTCCTGCCGTGCGCTGCGCCTCGGCCACGGCAGCCTCGGCCACGCTGGTGAGCTCAGTGCGACGCTCCTTGCGGTACCCGACGATGTCGAGCATGAGCCGGCTGCGCTCCCCGGTGCGCGCCTGGACCGCGAGCCGAGTGAGTTCCTGGAGCGCCTCGAGGACCTCTCCGTCGCGCCCCACCAGCTTGCGCAGCCAGCGGCCGTCGCCCTCCTCGGTGACGATCTCCACGGCGGCGCGGCCGTGCTCGATGGCGAGGTCGATGTCCCCGTCGAGGTCGGCGATGTCGAGGAGCTCCTCGAGGTAGTCGGCGGCGATCTCGCTCTCCTCCTCGAGTCGCTTCACCCGCGACGGCGCCTCGGTAGCTGTCTCGCCGTCCGGCGTCTCGGCCGTGCCCACGACCGTCTCCTGCTCGCTCACGCTGGTCCTCTTCTCGTCAGGGGCGGCAGGCGTGTCCGAGCCGGCCGGGGGTGGGATCGTCACTTGCGCTTCTTCTTGGCCTGGTTGCCGCCCTGCCGCGCCCGTTCGGCGCGACGGCGCTCGGCGCGCTCGGCGTGCCGGCGTGCCGCCCGCTCCTCAGGGGTGAGTCCAGCGGCGCTCGTCCCCGGGGAGGTCGGCGCCGGCCGGGAGCCCGCACCGCTCGACGCGGGCGCCGTCAGGGCGTCCCCGAGCGCCTCGGACTCCGCTGCGCCGTCGAGCGCGCCGGTGCCCAGGGCAGGTCCACCGGGCTGGCCGGGACGCCTCGCGCGGTCCTTGCGCTTGGGCTGCACGCGCTGCCCGCGCGGGGTCTCCTGGACGGCCTCCGGCTGATCGACCTCCGGAACGATGCCCTTGCGGGCGTTCTTGCGCGCCTGGCGCTCCTTGAACTTCTTCTCGGCCTCCGAGCCCGGCGCGGGCATCTTGCGGATCGTGTAGAACTGCTGGCCCATCGACCACAGGTTGGTCGTCAGCCAGTAGAGCAGCACACCGATGGGGAAGTTGACGCCGGAGAAGGCGAAGACCAGCGGCAGGATGTACATGAGCATCTTCTGCTGCTTGGCCATGGGGTTGTCCAGCGCGGCGGCCGGCATGTTCTTCATGGTGAGCTGGCGCTGGGTGGTGAACGTCGTCACCGACATCGCGACGATGAGGACCACCGTGACGATCCGCACCTGCATCGAGGCGTCCGGCTGGAGGAACCAGGACGACAGCGAGGCGCCGAAGAGCTCGGAGCCCTCGATGGCCCGGGCCACGTCCTGGGTGATCGGGCCGATCGCGGCACGCTCACCCGAGGCGATGTCCGTGAGGGAGTACAGCACCCGGAAGAGCGCGAAGAAGATGGGGCTCTGCGCGAGGATCGGCAGGCACGAGGCGAACGGGTTCGTCCCGTGGCGCTTGTACAGCGCCATCATCTCTTCCTGCATCGCCTGGCGGGATGCCGGGTCCGTCTTGCCCTTGTACTTCTTCTGCAGCTTCTGCATGTCGGGCTGCAGCATCTGCATTCCGCGCGACGCCTTGATCTGCTTGAAGAACAGCGGAATGAGGAGGATGCGGATGACGACCACCAGGCCGACGATGGAGAGCACCCAGGAGATGCTTCCGCTGACGCCGATCCACCCGAGCGCCTCGTGGAAGCCCACCATGATCCAGGCGACCGCCCACATGATCGGCGCGAGGATCGTGTCAAAGAAGCCCATGGGCTTGCTCTCCTAGGAGTCTTGCGGCGCGCCTGCGCGCGCCCCGCTGGATTCAACCCCGAGGGTACGTGCTCCCTCGTCCTTCCCCGCTCGCGGGGGCACGTGGTCGACGCCCCCGTCGCTCCACGGGTTGCACCGCAGCACCCGCCACACCGCGAGCCCGAGGCCCCGCACCGGGCCGTGCACCCGCAGCGCGGTGATCGCGTAGGCGGAGCACGACGGGTAGTACTTGCACCTCGGGCCGAACCACGGGGAGACCACGAGCTGGTAGGCGCGGACGAGTCCGACGAGCACCATCGTCAGCGGGTTGCGCGAACTCATCGCTGGCTCCGTCGGCCGGGTCGGTTCGCGCGCCGCCGCGCGCCGGCGAGGGCGGCGTCAAGGTCGGAGCCGAGCTCGGCGCTCGTCGCCCGGTGCGCGGCCGGCAGGGCCCGCACGACGACGCGGTCGCCCTGCTCGAGCCCGCCCAGGCGCTCGGCGAGCAACCCCCGCAGGCGACGCTTGACGAGGGTCCGCTCGACGGCGCCGCCGACGGCCTTGGAGACCACGAGACCCGCCCGCGGCGGCGCTGAGCCGTCGTCGGGCGGGGTGGTCGACAGGTGCACGACGAGTCGCCGCGCGCCGCTACGGGCGCCGCCCCGCACCACGTCGTCGAAGTCCTGGGAACGACGTAGCCGGTGCTGGGACGGCAGCAAGACCGTCAGGCGGAGAGCTCGCTGCGCCCCTTGCGGCGGCGCGCGGAGAGGATGGCCCGGCCGGCGCGCGTACGCATGCGCAGACGGAAGCCGTGCACCTTGGCACGACGCCGGTTGTTCGGCTGGAAGGTCCGCTTGCTCACGGCGATACTCCAAAACGTCGGTGGATCACGAGGGG
The sequence above is a segment of the Georgenia faecalis genome. Coding sequences within it:
- the yidD gene encoding membrane protein insertion efficiency factor YidD, with product MSSRNPLTMVLVGLVRAYQLVVSPWFGPRCKYYPSCSAYAITALRVHGPVRGLGLAVWRVLRCNPWSDGGVDHVPPRAGKDEGARTLGVESSGARAGAPQDS
- a CDS encoding R3H domain-containing nucleic acid-binding protein, producing the protein MGTAETPDGETATEAPSRVKRLEEESEIAADYLEELLDIADLDGDIDLAIEHGRAAVEIVTEEGDGRWLRKLVGRDGEVLEALQELTRLAVQARTGERSRLMLDIVGYRKERRTELTSVAEAAVAEAQRTAGPVRLAAMNPFERKVVHDVVARAGLVSDSEGTEPDRHVVIRPAAAS
- the rnpA gene encoding ribonuclease P protein component — translated: MLPSQHRLRRSQDFDDVVRGGARSGARRLVVHLSTTPPDDGSAPPRAGLVVSKAVGGAVERTLVKRRLRGLLAERLGGLEQGDRVVVRALPAAHRATSAELGSDLDAALAGARRRANRPGRRSQR
- the yidC gene encoding membrane protein insertase YidC, whose translation is MGFFDTILAPIMWAVAWIMVGFHEALGWIGVSGSISWVLSIVGLVVVIRILLIPLFFKQIKASRGMQMLQPDMQKLQKKYKGKTDPASRQAMQEEMMALYKRHGTNPFASCLPILAQSPIFFALFRVLYSLTDIASGERAAIGPITQDVARAIEGSELFGASLSSWFLQPDASMQVRIVTVVLIVAMSVTTFTTQRQLTMKNMPAAALDNPMAKQQKMLMYILPLVFAFSGVNFPIGVLLYWLTTNLWSMGQQFYTIRKMPAPGSEAEKKFKERQARKNARKGIVPEVDQPEAVQETPRGQRVQPKRKDRARRPGQPGGPALGTGALDGAAESEALGDALTAPASSGAGSRPAPTSPGTSAAGLTPEERAARRHAERAERRRAERARQGGNQAKKKRK
- the rpmH gene encoding 50S ribosomal protein L34; amino-acid sequence: MSKRTFQPNNRRRAKVHGFRLRMRTRAGRAILSARRRKGRSELSA
- the rsmG gene encoding 16S rRNA (guanine(527)-N(7))-methyltransferase RsmG; translated protein: MSSESVDAPAPAERPDPALEGYFGAAWPRMVRFAELLEREGELRGLIGPRELPRLWSRHLVNSAVVADFVPPSSTVADVGSGAGFPGLVLAIMRPDADVRLIEPMERRVEWLRYVADDLALENVSISRARAEELHGAATFDVVTARAVAAMDKLARWTLPLVAPGGLLLALKGERAPAELEAARSVLRKLGAEKAEIHEVVGPLGDRAATLVEVTTRP